In the genome of Shewanella denitrificans OS217, the window GACAACCTACGAGCCCTGCATTCATCAACTAATTTTTCCTGACTCAGCCCATTTTTTTTCTTAGCAGTTTCAAGGTGTACTTATTAAGAGCCACTCGTCCATGTGGTACTGTTCTCATCTTGTCGACCTTTCATATATCAAAGTTATATATAACTAGATACAAAAACAAAAAACAAGATAAATCATCATGTTACACATAAATTACACGACTGTTATAGAACTATCACCCACCAGCGGTTCACTTTTTGGTATAGTTCAAAAACACATTTCCTGTGTGACAAATTCAACGTACTTCACCCTGAAGAACTGAATTAACATTCATGAACTAAACCCCTAAGATCACAAGGCTTTTCTGGCAAGCTGTTGGGTTAGCTCTAACAAACTCACGTCCCCTATTTGGCCATGCCCTGGGATAACCATATCTATGTTTGGGTATTTAACCATGACATTTTGCAATGATTTCGGCCAATCTTTAATTGAAGCATCTTCGATGTTGAGCAGTTTTCTATTGTTAAAACTCTGCACTAAACAACCGCCAAAGAGTAAATTAGATTTCGCTAACCAGACAACAAGATTATCTTGGGTATGACCCGCACCTGGGTAATAAGCTTGGATCACTCCTGGGACTAGATCAAAGGTCTCAGAAGTGATTTCATTGCTTGCCGGTTCACGGTTATTGGCTTTTAACAATTGATTTGTCAGTGTCGTCGCATAGGTATTTATTTTTAGTTTATTTAATACTGCAAGCCCGCCACTGGAGTCTTGATGAAAATGGGTGACTATGACCCCACCTATGGTTAAGCCTTTAACGGTAACCCATTGAATTAATGTGTTGGTATCCGCTTCCGTCCATGGGGTGTCAATCAAATAGGCTTGCTTGCCCACGATAACAATTAAGCCGTTTGCAGCCATAACGCCATAAGCGTCACCATCTGATAGTGAGGTATGCTGGTAGACAATATCGGAGAGTTGCACAATTTTGAGCTTTGACGGCCCCTGAGCTGCATAAGTGAGACTGGATACCATTAACAATAGACACAGAATAAATCGCATACATTCACCTTCTTGGCTTGAAGAAAATACTTAATACTTATTGCATTAGTGAGTTAAATTGCTATTTGTACCCAATTATTGGGCAGGATTCACTTAAATGCCAACAAAGACAAACTTAAAATCTAACTAACCTTATATAAAGCCAATAAAAATGCAGCCAACTTGGCTGCATTTTTTTCTAAACGTATATGGCTTAGCCTACCAGACTCTGGCAACCAGTCCCTTAAGGTAATAGCCCTCAGGGAAGGCACTACTGATAGGATGATCGCTCGCTTGATGCATGCGCTCAACAAACTGCACTTCACGTTTAGCATCAAGGGCGGCATCGGCAACCACTTTTTGGAATAGGTCAGACTCCATCAAGCCAGAGCAAGAAAAGGTCAACAATATACCGCCAGGATTAAGTAACTGCATGGCAATCATATTGATGTCTTTGTAGCCACGACAAGCGCCATTGAGCTGCGACTTATTATCGGCAAATTTAGGCGGGTCAAGCACAATCACATCGAAGGTTTTACCTTCATCACGGTATTGGCGCAATAATTTGAACACATCGGCTTCATGATAATTGACATGGCTATCATCGAGACCATTGATGGCCATATTGTCACGCGCCGTTTGCAGTGCTAATGCCGATACATCGACATTCTCAATACTGGCAGCACCCGCTTTGGCAGCATACAAACCAAAGGTGCCGGTGTAACAGAAGCAATTAAGCACGGATTTACCTTTCACAAAACGCGCCGCGATAGCGCGGTTATCACGTTGATCTAAATAGAATCCTGTTTTATGGCCTTTAACCACATCAACCGCTATTTTAATGCCGTTCTCTTCTATGATAATTGGCATAGCT includes:
- a CDS encoding subclass B1 metallo-beta-lactamase SHN-1, which gives rise to MRFILCLLLMVSSLTYAAQGPSKLKIVQLSDIVYQHTSLSDGDAYGVMAANGLIVIVGKQAYLIDTPWTEADTNTLIQWVTVKGLTIGGVIVTHFHQDSSGGLAVLNKLKINTYATTLTNQLLKANNREPASNEITSETFDLVPGVIQAYYPGAGHTQDNLVVWLAKSNLLFGGCLVQSFNNRKLLNIEDASIKDWPKSLQNVMVKYPNIDMVIPGHGQIGDVSLLELTQQLARKAL
- a CDS encoding class I SAM-dependent rRNA methyltransferase, coding for MAIRIKLKPGRERSLERRHPWVFSNGIHNVNGGKPQAGDTVDVVAHDGRWLGRGAWSPESQIQVRIWTFDKEEAIDADFFARRIQRAQAGREDLIREQGLTGYRLIAAESDGLPGITIDRYADVLVCQLLNTGAEKWRDTLVEQLALQFPGCAIYERSDVDSRKKEGLAPVQGLLHGELPAMPIIIEENGIKIAVDVVKGHKTGFYLDQRDNRAIAARFVKGKSVLNCFCYTGTFGLYAAKAGAASIENVDVSALALQTARDNMAINGLDDSHVNYHEADVFKLLRQYRDEGKTFDVIVLDPPKFADNKSQLNGACRGYKDINMIAMQLLNPGGILLTFSCSGLMESDLFQKVVADAALDAKREVQFVERMHQASDHPISSAFPEGYYLKGLVARVW